A genomic region of Arvicola amphibius chromosome X, mArvAmp1.2, whole genome shotgun sequence contains the following coding sequences:
- the Rab39b gene encoding ras-related protein Rab-39B yields MEAIWLYQFRLIVIGDSTVGKSCLIRRFTEGRFAQVSDPTVGVDFFSRLVEIEPGKRIKLQIWDTAGQERFRSITRAYYRNSVGGLLLFDITNRRSFQNVHEWLEETKVHVQPYQIVFVLVGHKCDLDTQRQVTRHEAEKLAAAYGMKYIETSARDAINVEKAFTDLTRDIYELVKRGEITIQEGWEGVKSGFVPNVVHSSEEVIKSERRCLC; encoded by the exons ATGGAGGCCATTTGGCTGTACCAGTTCCGGCTCATTGTCATCGGCGATTCCACGGTGGGCAAGTCCTGCCTGATCCGCCGCTTCACGGAGGGCCGCTTTGCTCAGGTTTCAGACCCCACCGTGGGCGTAGATTTTTTCTCCCGCTTGGTGGAGATCGAGCCAGGAAAACGCATCAAGCTCCAGATCTGGGATACAGCGGGTCAAGAAAGGTTCAG ATCCATCACTCGCGCCTACTACAGGAATTCAGTAGGTGGTCTACTCTTATTTGACATTACCAACCGCAGGTCCTTCCAGAATGTCCATGAGTGGTTAGAAGAGACCAAAGTACACGTTCAGCCCTACCAAATTGTATTTGTTCTGGTGGGTCACAAGTGTGACCTGGATACACAGAGGCAAGTGACTCGCCACGAGGCCGAGAAACTGGCTGCTGCATACGGCATGAAGTACATTGAGACGTCAGCCCGAGATGCCATTAATGTGGAGAAAGCCTTCACAGACCTGACAAGAGACATATATGAGCTGGTTAAAAGAGGGGAAATTACAATCCAGGAGGGCTGGGAAGGGGTGAAGAGTGGATTTGTACCAAATGTGGTTCACTCTTCGGAAGAAGTTATCAAATCAGAGAGGAGATGTTTGTGCTAG